Proteins found in one Triticum urartu cultivar G1812 chromosome 4, Tu2.1, whole genome shotgun sequence genomic segment:
- the LOC125550335 gene encoding uncharacterized protein LOC125550335, translating to MEPLEAAIAIVFNALLLVFMVKLFFAMFQMKLVVILFYLVVVLFALAFSGRGPAGF from the coding sequence ATGGAGCCCCTGGAGGCGGCGATAGCGATCGTGTTCAACGCGCTGCTGCTGGTGTTCATGGTGAAGCTCTTCTTCGCCATGTTCCAGATGAAGCTCGTCGTCATCCTCTTCTAcctcgtcgtcgtcctcttcgCCCTCGCCTTCTCCGGCCGCGGCCCCGCCGGCTTCTAG
- the LOC125550334 gene encoding pentatricopeptide repeat-containing protein At2g13600-like: protein MRAAVRTKRPRRPPPAAATAQLASSSRPKLEKAQVPLTLPLKSFKLRLANGPPLAPTPKAFKSYAETCATLLRLCRATATSHAAPASSSSSSDRLPLALSLHAHTVRSGVAADLSVASHLLTTYAAFARAAERDRAFGDCVAADAACSFTYDFMVSEHVKAGDIASARRLFDGMPERSVVSYTTMVDALMKRGRVAEAVELYEQCPSGSVAFFTATISGFVRNELHHNALAVFRKMVSCRVRPNGITFVCMIKACVGAGEFGLAMSIVGLAIKSNFFESSIEVQNSLITLHLRMGDADAARKVFDEMDVKDVVSWTALLDVYSESGDLDGARRVLDAMPERNEVSWGTLIARHEQRGNAAEAVKLYSQMLADGCRPNISCFSSVLSACASLEDLRGGARIHARSLKMGSSTNVFVSSSLIDMYCKCNKCRDAQTIFDTLPQKNIVCWNSLVSGYSYNGKMVEAMYLFKKMPARNLASWNTIISGYAQNRQFVDALKSFNAMLASGQVPGEITFSSVLLACANLCSLVTGKMAHAKTIKLGIEESIFIGTALSDMYAKSGDLQSSKRMFYQMPERNDVTWTAMIQGLAENGFAEESIILFEDMMATGMKPNEHTFLALLFACSHGGLVEQAMHYFEKMQAWGISPKEKHYTCMVDVLARAGRLAEAEALLMKTPSKSEANSWAALLSACNTYRNEEIAERAAKRLHELEKDNTAGYVLLSNMYASCGRWKDAARIRVLMKGTTLKKDGGCSWVQVRGQYHAFFSWEAKHPLSMEINEILDLLMWESSLDFVSSVDYQCGQP from the coding sequence ATGAGAGCGGCGGTTCGCACGAAGCGGCCGCGGCGGCCaccgccggcggcggcgacggcacaGCTGGCTTCCAGTTCCAGGCCGAAGCTGGAGAAGGCGCAGGTCCCTCTAACCCTCCCGCTGAAATCCTTCAAGCTCCGCCTGGCCAACGGCCCGCCGCTCGCCCCCACGCCCAAGGCATTCAAGTCCTACGCCGAGACCTGCGCCACCCTCCTCCGCCTCTGCCGCGCCACCGCCACCAGCCATGCCGcgcccgcctcctcctcgtcctcctccgaCCGCCTGCCGCTCGCCCTCTCGCTGCACGCGCACACCGTGCGCTCCGGCGTCGCCGCCGACCTCTCCGTGGCGTCGCACCTCCTCACCACATACGCCGCCTTCGCTCGCGCCGCGGAGCGCGACCGTGCCTTCGGGGACTGCGTTGCCGCGGACGCCGCCTGCTCCTTCACGTACGACTTCATGGTGTCCGAGCACGTCAAGGCCGGGGACATCGCCTCCGCTCGCAGGCTGTTCGACGGAATGCCCGAGAGGAGCGTCGTGTCGTACACCACCATGGTGGATGCGTTGATGAAGCGCGGGCGTGTGGCAGAGGCCGTCGAGCTTTATGAGCAGTGCCCGTCCGGCTCCGTGGCCTTCTTCACGGCAACGATTTCTGGTTTTGTGCGCAATGAGCTCCACCACAATGCTCTTGCCGTCTTTCGTAAAATGGTCAGCTGCAGGGTGAGGCCTAATGGTatcacctttgtgtgcatgatCAAGGCATGCGTTGGTGCAGGTGAATTTGGTCTAGCCATGTCCATCGTGGGATTGGCGATTAAATCAAACTTCTTCGAGAGCAGCATCGAGGTACAAAATTCTTTGATCACGCTGCATCTGAGAATGGGGGATGCAGATGCAGCCCGTAAGGTGTTTGATGAGATGGATGTGAAGGATGTGGTCTCGTGGACTGCACTGCTTGATGTGTACTCTGAGTCGGGTGATCTTGACGGAGCTCGACGGGTTCTTGATGCAATGCCTGAGAGGAATGAGGTCTCCTGGGGTACTTTGATTGCTAGGCATGAGCAGAGAGGGAATGCGGCAGAAGCGGTGAAGCTATACAGTCAAATGCTGGCTGATGGTTGTAGGCCAAACATTTCATGCTTCTCTAGTGTGCTCAGTGCTTGTGCTAGTCTCGAGGACTTGCGAGGAGGAGCGAGGATCCATGCCCGTAGCCTAAAGATGGGCTCTAGCACCAATGTGTTTGTATCCAGCTCTCTGATTGACATGTACTGCAAATGCAACAAGTGTAGAGATGCGCAAACGATTTTTGACACCCTCCCACAAAAGAACATAGTGTGCTGGAACTCTCTCGTTTCAGGTTATAGCTACAACGGGAAAATGGTAGAAGCTATGTATCTCTTCAAGAAGATGCCTGCAAGGAATTTAGCTTCATGGAATACAATTATCTCTGGTTACGCGCAAAATCGACAATTTGTTGACGCGCTAAAATCTTTCAATGCAATGTTGGCTTCGGGTCAGGTTCCAGGGGAAATTACATTCTCGAGTGTTCTTCTTGCTTGTGCAAACTTGTGCTCGTTAGTGACGGGCAAGATGGCTCATGCTAAGACCATCAAGCTAGGAATCGAGGAAAGCATTTTTATTGGTACTGCACTTAGTGACATGTATGCCAAGTCGGGGGATTTACAGAGCTCCAAGAGGATGTTTTATCAAATGCCTGAAAGAAATGATGTCACTTGGACTGCCATGATTCAAGGACTTGCTGAAAATGGTTTTGCGGAGGAATCTATTATTTTATTTGAGGATATGATGGCAACTGGAATGAAGCCAAACGAGCATACATTTTTAGCTCTTCTATTTGCTTGTTCCCACGGTGGTTTGGTGGAGCAGGCCATGCATTATTTTGAAAAAATGCAGGCATGGGGTATTTCACCTAAAGAGAAGCACTATACTTGTATGGTTGATGTCCTAGCTCGAGCTGGTCGTTTGGCAGAGGCAGAAGCTCTTCTGATGAAAACCCCAAGTAAATCAGAAGCAAATTCATGGGCTGCCCTTCTGAGCGCTTGCAATACTTACAGGAATGAGGAGATTGCTGAGAGGGCTGCAAAGCGGCTTCATGAGTTGGAGAAGGATAATACAGCAGGTTATGTGCTACTCTCGAATATGTATGCATCATGTGGAAGGTGGAAAGATGCTGCCAGGATAAGGGTACTGATGAAAGGGACCACACTCAAGAAAGATGGAGGGTGTAGCTGGGTTCAAGTAAGAGGTCAATATCACGCCTTCTTTTCTTGGGAAGCAAAGCATCCACTGTCAATGGAAATCAACGAGATCTTGGATTTACTAATGTGGGAATCGTCTCTTGACTTTGTTTCATCAGTAGATTACCAGTGTGGACAGCCTTAG
- the LOC125550337 gene encoding uncharacterized protein LOC125550337, giving the protein MGALCLLPSTPPSCSGRGLASSPRPPRPAAALPLRPSASPWPRPQLAAGGGRRRLAGVARGSGEKGGKNGGAEFFREDGVVDDMDGYLNYLSLEYDSVWDTKPAWCQPWTILLTGTVAVACSWVLIHSAVITGGVSFVICAWWYIFLYSYPKAYTDMISERRKKVASGAEDTYGMEKM; this is encoded by the exons ATGGGCGCGCTCTGCCTGCTCCCGTCCACGCCGCCGTCCTGCTCGGGCCGCGGCCTGGCCTCCTCGCCGCGCCCGCCCAGACCCGCGGCCGCGCTTCCCCTGCGCCCCTCCGCTTCTCCCTGGCCGCGGCCCCAGCTCGCCGCGGGCGGGGGCCGGCGGCGGCTCGCCGGCGTGGCGCGTGGCAGCGGGGAGAAGGGGGGCAAGAACGGCGGGGCGGAGTTCTTCCGGGAGGACGGCGTGGTGGACGACATGGACGGGTACCTCAACTACCTGTCGCTCGAGTATGACTCCGTCTGGGACACCAAGCCTGCTTG GTGTCAGCCTTGGACAATATTACTAACAGGAACCGTTGCAGTTGCGTGTAGTTGGGTGCTCATCCACTCTGCTGTGATTACCGGAGGAGTTTCTTTTGTAATATGTGCATGGTGGTACATATTTCTTTACTCCTATCCTAAG GCATACACCGATATGATATCCGAGAGGAGGAAAAAGGTGGCCAGCGGTGCTGAAGATACCTACGGGATGGAGAAAATGTAA
- the LOC125550339 gene encoding suppressor of disruption of TFIIS-like, translating to MYACVRTQVPCHPLPTCSPSIYLNSPILPPPSLARSSLALHFGILTPLLPCSTADRLLLLAASSPAMAFQSPVGSPFDCLLIDLDDTLYPGNTGIGPALRRNIDEFLVARFGLAADKAAALRADLFRSHGSTLAGLIALGHDVHPDEYHSYVHGRLPYDVITTDPQLAAALQSMPQRKILFTNSDRAHMKRALERLGVDEACFDGVVCFETMNPHLFGEELEGEDDEAAAADVDRPAVVLKPSVHAFVAALRVAGTNPRRTLFLDDSERNIAAGKALGLRTALVGKRARSKEADYALESIGGLRRAIPEIWGGAAADGELQPDHNVEKNKSMRADLDAVIQPTSIQA from the exons ATGTATGCGTGTGTGCGCACCCAAGTTCCCTGTCATCCACTCCCCACCTGCTCGCCCTCCATCTATTTAAACTCCCCGATCCTCCCCCCACCTTCCCTCGCTCGCTCCTCTCTCGCCCTGCACTTCGGCATCCTGACTCCTCTGCTCCCCTGCTCCACCGCCGATCGCCTCCTGCTCCTCGCGGCTAGCTCTCCGGCCATGGCCTTCCAGTCCCCCGTCGGCTCCCCCTTCGACTGCCTCCTCATAG ACCTCGACGACACGCTGTACCCGGGCAACACCGGCATTGGGCCAGCGCTGAGGCGCAACATCGACGAGTTCCTCGTCGCCAGGTTCGGCCTCGCCGCCGACAAGGCCGCCGCGCTCCGCGCCGACCTCTTCCGCTCCCACGGCAGCACCCTCGCCGGCCTCATC GCGCTCGGCCACGACGTGCACCCGGACGAGTACCACAG CTACGTGCACGGGAGGCTGCCCTACGACGTGATCACCACGGACCCGCAGCTCGCGGCGGCGCTCCAGAGCATGCCCCAGCGCAAGATC CTGTTCACCAACTCGGACCGCGCGCACATGAAGCGGGCGCTGGAGCGGCTGGGCGTGGACGAGGCCTGCTTCGACGGCGTCGTGTGCTTCGAGACCATGAACCCGCACCTCTTCGGGGAGGAGCTGGAGGGCGAGGACGacgaggccgccgccgccgacgtcgACCGCCCCGCCGTCGTCCTGAAACCGTCCGTCCACGCCTTTGTCGCCGCCCTGCGCGTCGCCGGCACAAACCCACGCCGAACG CTCTTCCTCGACGACAGCGAGAGGAACATCGCCGCCGGGAAAGCCCTCGGCCTCCGCACGGCCCTG GTTGGCAAGAGGGCGAGGAGCAAGGAGGCGGACTACGCGCTGGAGAGCATCGGCGGCCTCCGGCGAGCCATCCCGGAGATctggggcggcgcggcggccgacgGCGAGCTCCAGCCCGACCACAACGTGGAGAAGAACAAGAGCATGAGGGCCGACCTGGACGCCGTCATCCAGCCCACCTCCATCCAGGCCTGA
- the LOC125553434 gene encoding pre-mRNA-splicing factor 18-like has product MDVLKRELQRKRRQLDADFGGRKVLRRAEIEAREIQRLRVAERERLIQKKKEEEELRSRPAPASSSSSSMPALPPAAVANVAKACNDRAEGSRESSSLPREEVIRRLRLLRQPATLFGEDDAARLRRLHDALEDPAAVAGVDAAEIGEGQTNDFLRDFQAPRARAAAVASKPKAGAADRSDGDGEKEKEEAPFDELCDEDKIVAFFKRLLSEWGQELDETPDAERRTARGKAAVATCKQCARYLEPLFRLCRKKALPGDVRRALLDVVRCCARRDYLAATDSYIRLAIGNSPWPIGVTMVGIHERSAREKIHANGVAHVMNDETTRKYLQSVKRLMTFCQRRYPTDPSRSVEFNSLANGSDLHSLLLAEKSAENQPEETLRLVAAS; this is encoded by the coding sequence ATGGACGTCCTGAAGCGCGAGCTGCAGCGCAAGCGCCGGCAGCTGGACGCCGACTTCGGCGGCCGCAAGGTGCTCCGCCGCGCCGAGATCGAGGCGCGCGAGATCCAGCGCCTCCGCGTCGCCGAGCGGGAGCGCCTCATccagaagaagaaggaggaggaggagctccggTCCCGGCCCGCCCCcgcgtcgtcttcctcctcctcgatgCCCGCGTTGCCTCCAGCCGCCGTCGCCAACGTGGCGAAGGCGTGCAACGACCGCGCGGAAGGTTCGCGGGAGTCGTCGTCGCTCCCGAGGGAGGAGGTGATCCGGCGCCTGCGCCTGCTGCGCCAGCCGGCCACGCTCTTCGGCGAGGACGACGCcgcgcgcctccgccgcctccacGACGCGCTCGAGGACCCCGCCGCGGTCGCGGGCGTGGACGCCGCGGAGATCGGGGAGGGCCAGACCAACGACTTCCTCCGCGACTTCCAGGCCCCGCGCGCCAGGGCCGCGGCCGTGGCGTCCAAGCCCAAGGCCGGCGCGGCCGACAGgagcgacggcgacggcgagaaagagaaggaggaggCGCCGTTCGACGAGCTCTGCGACGAGGACAAGATCGTGGCCTTCTTCAAGCGGCTGCTGAGCGAGTGGGGCCAGGAGCTGGACGAGACGCCGGACGCGGAGCGGCGCACGGCCAGGGGCAAGGCGGCGGTGGCCACCTGCAAGCAGTGCGCGCGCTACCTGGAGCCGCTCTTCAGGCTGTGCAGGAAGAAGGCCCTCCCCGGCGACGTCCGGCGCGCGCTGCTGGACGTGGTGCGGTGCTGCGCGCGGCGGGACTACCTGGCGGCGACGGACAGCTACATCAGGCTGGCGATCGGCAACTCGCCGTGGCCGATCGGGGTGACCATGGTGGGCATCCACGAGCGGTCGGCCCGGGAGAAGATCCACGCCAACGGCGTCGCCCACGTGATGAACGACGAGACGACGCGGAAGTACCTGCAGTCGGTGAAGCGGCTCATGACCTTCTGCCAGCGGAGGTACCCCACGGACCCCTCCAGGTCGGTCGAGTTCAACAGCCTCGCCAACGGCAGCGACCTGCACTCCCTCCTCCTCGCCGAGAAGAGCGCCGAGAACCAACCGGAGGAGACGCTCCGGCTGGTGGCTGCCTCCTGA